From a region of the Pongo pygmaeus isolate AG05252 chromosome 5, NHGRI_mPonPyg2-v2.0_pri, whole genome shotgun sequence genome:
- the HEY2 gene encoding hairy/enhancer-of-split related with YRPW motif protein 2 isoform X1: MKRPCEETTSESDMDETIDVGSENNYSGQSTSSVIRLNSPTTTSQIMARKKRRGIIEKRRRDRINNSLSELRRLVPTAFEKQGSAKLEKAEILQMTVDHLKMLQATGGKGYFDAHALAMDFMSIGFRECLTEVARYLSSVEGLDSSDPLRVRLVSHLSTCATQREAAAMTSSMAHHHHPLHPHHWAAAFHHLPAALLQPNGLHASESTPCRFSTTSEVPPAHGSALLTATFAHADSALRMPSTGSVAPCVPPLSTSLLSLSATVHAAAAAATAAAHSFPLSFAGAFPMLPPNAAAAVAAATAISPPLSVSATSSPQPTSSGTNSKPYRPWGTEVGAF; this comes from the exons ATGAAGCGCCCCTGCGAGGAGACGACCTCCGAGAGCGACATGGACGAGACCATCGACGTGGGGAGCGAGAACAATTACTCGGG GCAAAGTACTAGCTCTGTGATTAGATTGAATTCTCCAACAACAACATCTCAGATTAtggcaagaaagaaaaggagaggg ATTATAGAGAAAAGGCGTCGGGATCGGATAAATAACAGTTTATCTGAGTTGAGAAGACTTGTGCCAACTGCTTTTGAAAAACAA ggATCTGCAAAGTTAGAAAAAGCTGAAATATTGCAAATGACAGTGGATCATTTGAAGATGCTTCAGGCAACAGGGGGTAAAG GCTACTTTGACGCACACGCTCTTGCCATGGACTTCATGAGCATAGGATTCCGAGAGTGCCTAACAGAAGTTGCGCGGTACCTGAGCTCCGTGGAAGGCCTGGACTCCTCGGATCCGCTGCGGGTGCGGCTTGTGTCTCATCTCAGCACTTGCGCCACCCAGCGGGAGGCGGCGGCCATGACATCCTCCATGGCCCACCACCACCATCCGCTCCACCCGCATCACTGGGCCGCCGCCTTCCACCACCTGCCCGCAGCCCTGCTCCAGCCCAACGGCCTCCATGCCTCAGAGTCAACCCCTTGTCGTTTCTCCACAACTTCAGAAGTGCCTCCTGCCCACGGCTCTGCTCTCCTCACGGCCACGTTTGCCCATGCGGATTCAGCCCTCCGAATGCCATCCACGGGCAGCGTCGCCCCCTGCGTGCCACCTCTCTCCACCTCTCTCTTGTCCCTGTCTGCCACCGTCCACGCCGCAGCCGCAGCAGCCACCGCGGCTGCACACAGCTTCCCTCTGTCCTTTGCGGGGGCATTCCCCATGCTCCCCCCAAacgcagcagcagcagtggccgCGGCCACAGCCATCAGCCCGCCCTTGTCAGTATCAGCCACGTCCAGTCCTCAGCCGACCAGCAGTGGAACAAACAGTAAACCTTACCGACCCTGGGGGACAGAAGTtggagctttttaa
- the HEY2 gene encoding hairy/enhancer-of-split related with YRPW motif protein 2 isoform X2: MRSEKQKLSRERQSTSSVIRLNSPTTTSQIMARKKRRGIIEKRRRDRINNSLSELRRLVPTAFEKQGSAKLEKAEILQMTVDHLKMLQATGGKGYFDAHALAMDFMSIGFRECLTEVARYLSSVEGLDSSDPLRVRLVSHLSTCATQREAAAMTSSMAHHHHPLHPHHWAAAFHHLPAALLQPNGLHASESTPCRFSTTSEVPPAHGSALLTATFAHADSALRMPSTGSVAPCVPPLSTSLLSLSATVHAAAAAATAAAHSFPLSFAGAFPMLPPNAAAAVAAATAISPPLSVSATSSPQPTSSGTNSKPYRPWGTEVGAF; this comes from the exons ATGAGGTCTGAAAAACAGAAGCTATCACGTGAAAG GCAAAGTACTAGCTCTGTGATTAGATTGAATTCTCCAACAACAACATCTCAGATTAtggcaagaaagaaaaggagaggg ATTATAGAGAAAAGGCGTCGGGATCGGATAAATAACAGTTTATCTGAGTTGAGAAGACTTGTGCCAACTGCTTTTGAAAAACAA ggATCTGCAAAGTTAGAAAAAGCTGAAATATTGCAAATGACAGTGGATCATTTGAAGATGCTTCAGGCAACAGGGGGTAAAG GCTACTTTGACGCACACGCTCTTGCCATGGACTTCATGAGCATAGGATTCCGAGAGTGCCTAACAGAAGTTGCGCGGTACCTGAGCTCCGTGGAAGGCCTGGACTCCTCGGATCCGCTGCGGGTGCGGCTTGTGTCTCATCTCAGCACTTGCGCCACCCAGCGGGAGGCGGCGGCCATGACATCCTCCATGGCCCACCACCACCATCCGCTCCACCCGCATCACTGGGCCGCCGCCTTCCACCACCTGCCCGCAGCCCTGCTCCAGCCCAACGGCCTCCATGCCTCAGAGTCAACCCCTTGTCGTTTCTCCACAACTTCAGAAGTGCCTCCTGCCCACGGCTCTGCTCTCCTCACGGCCACGTTTGCCCATGCGGATTCAGCCCTCCGAATGCCATCCACGGGCAGCGTCGCCCCCTGCGTGCCACCTCTCTCCACCTCTCTCTTGTCCCTGTCTGCCACCGTCCACGCCGCAGCCGCAGCAGCCACCGCGGCTGCACACAGCTTCCCTCTGTCCTTTGCGGGGGCATTCCCCATGCTCCCCCCAAacgcagcagcagcagtggccgCGGCCACAGCCATCAGCCCGCCCTTGTCAGTATCAGCCACGTCCAGTCCTCAGCCGACCAGCAGTGGAACAAACAGTAAACCTTACCGACCCTGGGGGACAGAAGTtggagctttttaa
- the HEY2 gene encoding hairy/enhancer-of-split related with YRPW motif protein 2 isoform X3 yields MARKKRRGIIEKRRRDRINNSLSELRRLVPTAFEKQGSAKLEKAEILQMTVDHLKMLQATGGKGYFDAHALAMDFMSIGFRECLTEVARYLSSVEGLDSSDPLRVRLVSHLSTCATQREAAAMTSSMAHHHHPLHPHHWAAAFHHLPAALLQPNGLHASESTPCRFSTTSEVPPAHGSALLTATFAHADSALRMPSTGSVAPCVPPLSTSLLSLSATVHAAAAAATAAAHSFPLSFAGAFPMLPPNAAAAVAAATAISPPLSVSATSSPQPTSSGTNSKPYRPWGTEVGAF; encoded by the exons Atggcaagaaagaaaaggagaggg ATTATAGAGAAAAGGCGTCGGGATCGGATAAATAACAGTTTATCTGAGTTGAGAAGACTTGTGCCAACTGCTTTTGAAAAACAA ggATCTGCAAAGTTAGAAAAAGCTGAAATATTGCAAATGACAGTGGATCATTTGAAGATGCTTCAGGCAACAGGGGGTAAAG GCTACTTTGACGCACACGCTCTTGCCATGGACTTCATGAGCATAGGATTCCGAGAGTGCCTAACAGAAGTTGCGCGGTACCTGAGCTCCGTGGAAGGCCTGGACTCCTCGGATCCGCTGCGGGTGCGGCTTGTGTCTCATCTCAGCACTTGCGCCACCCAGCGGGAGGCGGCGGCCATGACATCCTCCATGGCCCACCACCACCATCCGCTCCACCCGCATCACTGGGCCGCCGCCTTCCACCACCTGCCCGCAGCCCTGCTCCAGCCCAACGGCCTCCATGCCTCAGAGTCAACCCCTTGTCGTTTCTCCACAACTTCAGAAGTGCCTCCTGCCCACGGCTCTGCTCTCCTCACGGCCACGTTTGCCCATGCGGATTCAGCCCTCCGAATGCCATCCACGGGCAGCGTCGCCCCCTGCGTGCCACCTCTCTCCACCTCTCTCTTGTCCCTGTCTGCCACCGTCCACGCCGCAGCCGCAGCAGCCACCGCGGCTGCACACAGCTTCCCTCTGTCCTTTGCGGGGGCATTCCCCATGCTCCCCCCAAacgcagcagcagcagtggccgCGGCCACAGCCATCAGCCCGCCCTTGTCAGTATCAGCCACGTCCAGTCCTCAGCCGACCAGCAGTGGAACAAACAGTAAACCTTACCGACCCTGGGGGACAGAAGTtggagctttttaa